In one window of Lewinellaceae bacterium DNA:
- a CDS encoding DUF2490 domain-containing protein: protein MTHFTRYLLVFVCALFTLTAAIGQDTDSGAWYMYFGNNKIGKNLYWHNEIQYRNHNWGGDLEQLLLRTGVGFNLTENNNNLLLGYGYIISQPYHQNEKSEILEHRIFQQFINKETIGRVAIQNRYRLEERFVSEDYKMRFRYFMGFNIPLSQSRMAPKTLYLSLYNEIFLNLNAPVFDRNRVYGALGYTINNTLKVEAGYMTQLYENNYRGQFQLAVFNTMPFSSRKE from the coding sequence ATGACTCATTTTACCAGGTACCTTCTCGTCTTTGTATGTGCACTCTTCACCCTCACCGCTGCCATTGGCCAGGACACCGATTCGGGCGCCTGGTACATGTATTTTGGCAACAACAAGATCGGCAAGAACCTCTACTGGCACAATGAGATCCAGTACCGCAATCACAACTGGGGCGGCGATCTGGAGCAGCTTTTACTGAGAACGGGGGTCGGTTTTAATTTGACTGAAAACAACAACAATTTGCTGTTAGGTTACGGTTATATCATCAGCCAGCCTTACCACCAGAATGAAAAATCAGAAATCCTCGAGCACCGCATTTTCCAGCAGTTCATCAATAAGGAAACCATTGGTCGCGTAGCTATCCAAAATCGCTACCGGCTGGAGGAGCGCTTTGTGTCTGAAGATTACAAAATGCGTTTCAGGTACTTTATGGGCTTCAATATCCCCCTTTCCCAATCCAGGATGGCACCCAAAACCTTGTATCTATCCCTTTACAACGAGATCTTCCTGAACCTGAATGCCCCCGTATTTGATCGCAATCGAGTGTATGGGGCCCTGGGTTATACCATCAATAACACCCTGAAAGTAGAAGCCGGGTATATGACCCAGCTTTACGAAAACAACTACCGCGGGCAATTTCAACTGGCCGTATTCAATACGATGCCGTTCTCATCCAGGAAAGAGTGA
- a CDS encoding efflux RND transporter periplasmic adaptor subunit produces MKKIITTIIIIALLAAAGYWGYGYFTRTSQSQITIETVQVKKGNITNEVSATGTIEPVEQVEIGTQVSGEVSNIYVDFNSVVKKGQLIAELDKTNLQAALTDAEASYNAALNELNYYQQNYERQKKMYDAEVVSKADFEQAAFQLSNAEQTVTQRKSNLTKAQTNLSYGNIYSPIDGVVLTKEVEVGQTVAASYSTPTLFTIARDLTKMQVEADVDEADIGGVKEGQRVTFTVDAYPDESFDGVVSQVRLGATVTSNVVTYTVIIAANNPELKLKPGLTATIIIYTKELTDQTVIEAKALNFKPDEALLQQYNQQIGLTEQPPMPPPTDNQSNAMPAAAGTSPIGEDNKRKMVWIKESSGALRQTPVSLGENDGINYQVLSGLQLGDEVVYSMKEEKVESLSPTTEGDSPFMPKPPGRRSK; encoded by the coding sequence ATGAAAAAAATCATCACAACCATCATCATCATTGCGCTCCTGGCCGCGGCGGGATACTGGGGTTACGGTTATTTTACCAGGACTTCTCAATCACAAATCACGATTGAAACCGTTCAGGTGAAGAAAGGAAATATTACCAATGAAGTATCCGCAACGGGCACCATCGAACCGGTAGAGCAGGTAGAAATCGGCACGCAGGTATCCGGTGAAGTAAGCAATATATACGTCGATTTCAATAGTGTGGTCAAAAAAGGCCAATTGATAGCCGAACTGGACAAAACCAATTTACAGGCAGCTCTCACCGATGCAGAAGCCAGTTACAATGCCGCTCTCAATGAGCTGAATTATTATCAGCAAAATTATGAGCGCCAGAAAAAGATGTATGACGCTGAAGTGGTGAGCAAGGCAGATTTTGAACAGGCTGCCTTCCAGTTAAGCAATGCGGAACAGACGGTCACCCAGCGCAAGTCCAACCTGACGAAAGCACAAACCAATTTATCCTATGGGAATATTTATTCTCCCATCGATGGCGTGGTATTGACCAAGGAGGTAGAGGTAGGACAAACTGTAGCAGCAAGTTACAGTACCCCCACCTTGTTCACCATCGCACGGGACTTAACCAAAATGCAGGTGGAAGCTGACGTGGATGAGGCGGACATCGGCGGGGTAAAAGAAGGACAGCGAGTCACCTTTACCGTTGATGCCTACCCCGACGAATCATTCGATGGGGTGGTATCACAGGTAAGACTGGGTGCAACCGTAACATCCAATGTGGTCACCTATACCGTGATCATTGCGGCAAATAATCCGGAATTAAAATTAAAACCCGGGTTGACAGCAACCATCATCATCTACACCAAAGAGCTGACAGACCAAACGGTCATTGAAGCGAAAGCGCTGAATTTTAAGCCGGACGAAGCCTTATTACAGCAATACAACCAGCAAATTGGATTGACCGAACAACCGCCGATGCCACCGCCAACGGATAACCAGTCAAATGCCATGCCGGCCGCAGCCGGTACATCGCCAATAGGAGAGGATAATAAGCGTAAAATGGTCTGGATTAAGGAATCTTCCGGCGCCCTCAGACAAACACCGGTATCCTTAGGTGAAAACGACGGCATCAATTATCAGGTCCTGAGCGGACTTCAACTGGGCGATGAGGTTGTCTACAGCATGAAGGAAGAAAAGGTAGAGTCATTATCTCCCACCACGGAAGGAGATAGCCCGTTTATGCCTAAACCACCGGGGAGAAGATCAAAATGA
- a CDS encoding helix-turn-helix transcriptional regulator — protein sequence MVVDHKELSIHKNEVLTITSGQYHAFMEVVGASGYVLEFTYDFMCKSDSDIELIFQNSLFCHFDYNEVIAIPEAHPIEDHLAVISEEIKTEPFQYLTSVHARIGLVLVEINRAKLAAGGEVWKPDALFLKFLEFIRHHFEQNYSLSEIARQLHTTTARLNELAKLHTGKTAQNVLYGLIISEAKRIIQYENLMLKEIAFKLGFNDPFYFSRFFKTHAGMSPSAYQESVKSMQF from the coding sequence ATGGTGGTTGATCATAAGGAGCTATCCATTCATAAAAACGAAGTATTAACCATAACCTCCGGCCAATACCATGCCTTTATGGAGGTTGTCGGTGCATCTGGTTATGTATTGGAATTTACCTATGATTTTATGTGTAAATCCGATAGCGACATCGAGTTGATTTTTCAGAACAGTTTATTTTGTCATTTTGATTACAACGAGGTTATCGCAATTCCGGAGGCACACCCCATTGAGGACCACCTGGCCGTAATTTCCGAAGAAATAAAAACGGAGCCATTTCAATACCTGACCTCGGTCCACGCGCGCATCGGACTGGTGTTGGTGGAGATAAACCGGGCTAAGCTTGCGGCGGGAGGTGAAGTATGGAAACCGGATGCATTATTTCTGAAATTTCTTGAATTTATACGTCATCATTTTGAGCAGAATTATTCATTGTCTGAAATTGCCCGGCAGCTTCATACGACCACTGCCCGGCTGAATGAATTGGCCAAATTGCACACCGGAAAGACAGCGCAAAACGTGTTATACGGTTTAATCATTTCGGAAGCGAAGCGGATCATTCAATACGAAAATTTAATGTTGAAGGAAATTGCCTTTAAATTGGGATTTAATGACCCGTTTTATTTTTCGAGATTTTTTAAGACCCATGCCGGGATGTCTCCATCTGCCTACCAGGAATCGGTTAAATCCATGCAATTCTAA
- a CDS encoding MBL fold metallo-hydrolase encodes MENKICATCGTQYPAESGESVCLICADDRQYVPLEGQQWTTAGQLSARHTTAIRAIKPNLYEFVLAPTFAIGQRALLVCSPGGNVLWDCIPLLDQATRHFIRNKGGIQAIAISHPHYYSNMHDWAEAFSCPVYLPESEKNFVVYPGKWIKYWDSDKVDFWDGIELHKIGGHFPGSSILYVPSLSEKGAILCGDTFNLSLSLKHFSVMYSYPNKIPLPISEVQRIKNKMAGMDFDEIYGFWKYQNVTNAKELLIKSLDRYI; translated from the coding sequence ATGGAAAATAAAATATGCGCGACATGTGGTACCCAGTATCCGGCAGAATCCGGAGAAAGTGTCTGTCTGATCTGTGCCGATGACCGTCAATATGTCCCCTTGGAAGGACAGCAGTGGACCACAGCAGGACAACTTTCGGCGCGGCATACGACGGCTATCCGGGCCATCAAACCCAATTTATACGAGTTCGTCCTGGCGCCTACTTTTGCCATCGGTCAACGGGCGCTATTGGTCTGTTCACCCGGAGGCAATGTGCTCTGGGATTGCATCCCGCTACTGGATCAGGCCACCAGGCATTTTATCCGGAACAAAGGGGGTATCCAGGCGATAGCCATTTCTCATCCGCATTATTACAGCAATATGCACGATTGGGCAGAAGCTTTTTCATGTCCGGTTTATCTGCCCGAATCCGAAAAAAACTTTGTCGTTTATCCGGGCAAATGGATAAAATATTGGGATAGCGATAAGGTTGATTTTTGGGATGGGATTGAATTACACAAAATTGGTGGACATTTTCCGGGCAGCAGCATCTTATATGTGCCTTCGTTATCCGAAAAAGGAGCTATACTTTGCGGTGACACCTTTAATCTGTCCCTGAGTTTAAAACACTTTTCGGTGATGTACAGTTACCCGAATAAAATTCCTCTGCCCATTTCCGAAGTTCAGCGGATAAAAAATAAAATGGCCGGTATGGATTTCGATGAAATTTATGGTTTTTGGAAATATCAAAATGTAACCAATGCCAAAGAGTTATTGATTAAATCACTGGATAGATACATCTAG
- a CDS encoding ABC transporter permease, with protein sequence MNILNLFRIAFNAIRLNRMRAFLTMLGIIIGVASVIAMLAIGEGSKESIKNNISKMGSNMLTIRPGAGMMGGVRQGAAEMQSLTLDDYYAIKNNAKLVSYVTPMVNGNGQSINGSNNWPTSIYGITPDYLNIRVWGLKDGSMFTERDVKSNAKVAVLGQTVVENLFPDGSSPIGKTIRYNSIPFKVIGVLEEKGESTFGQDQDDIIMAPYTAVQKRILAVDYLQSIVASAVSEEEASAAVDEITEILRKSHHLAEGDDDNFNVFSQQEMLTTFSSTSEMLTILLVAIASISLVVGGIGIMNIMYVSVKERTREIGLRMAVGAKGKDILMQFLIEAILISITGGLIGVLLGLGATNFVKQFAGWPTSVTLYSIIVSFIVCTLTGVFFGWYPARKASSLDPITALRYE encoded by the coding sequence ATGAACATCCTCAATCTCTTTCGAATCGCATTTAATGCCATCCGGCTCAACCGGATGCGGGCATTTCTCACGATGTTGGGTATCATCATCGGTGTAGCCTCCGTGATCGCTATGCTGGCTATCGGAGAAGGATCGAAAGAAAGTATTAAGAATAACATCTCCAAAATGGGGTCCAACATGCTGACCATCCGTCCTGGAGCAGGCATGATGGGAGGGGTAAGACAGGGCGCTGCCGAAATGCAGTCACTGACCCTGGACGATTATTATGCCATCAAAAACAATGCGAAGCTGGTAAGTTATGTGACCCCAATGGTCAATGGCAACGGGCAATCCATCAATGGTTCCAATAACTGGCCTACCTCCATTTATGGGATAACCCCGGATTATCTCAATATCCGGGTATGGGGTCTCAAAGACGGCAGTATGTTTACCGAAAGGGATGTTAAATCCAATGCCAAAGTGGCGGTACTGGGACAGACTGTGGTCGAAAATTTATTTCCTGATGGAAGTTCACCGATCGGTAAGACCATCCGGTACAACTCCATTCCTTTTAAAGTCATTGGCGTCCTGGAAGAAAAAGGTGAAAGCACATTTGGACAGGATCAGGATGATATCATTATGGCGCCCTACACAGCGGTTCAAAAACGCATCCTCGCCGTCGATTATCTACAATCGATCGTCGCCTCCGCCGTCAGTGAGGAAGAAGCGTCCGCGGCTGTTGATGAAATCACAGAAATATTGCGCAAGAGTCATCATCTGGCAGAAGGTGATGATGACAATTTTAATGTATTCTCCCAGCAGGAAATGCTTACTACCTTTAGCTCTACCAGTGAGATGCTAACCATCCTGCTGGTAGCCATTGCGAGCATCTCTCTCGTAGTCGGTGGTATCGGCATCATGAACATCATGTACGTGTCGGTCAAAGAAAGAACCCGCGAAATAGGGTTAAGGATGGCCGTAGGGGCCAAAGGAAAAGATATCTTGATGCAATTCTTAATTGAAGCAATCCTGATCAGCATCACCGGTGGACTGATCGGTGTATTGCTGGGGTTGGGAGCAACGAACTTTGTAAAACAATTTGCCGGGTGGCCGACCAGCGTGACACTTTATTCCATTATAGTCTCCTTTATCGTATGTACGCTTACCGGTGTATTCTTTGGCTGGTATCCAGCACGAAAAGCCTCTTCTCTGGAT
- a CDS encoding DUF488 domain-containing protein, with amino-acid sequence MSGNIHIKRIYEPCQPDDGYRVLVDRLWPRGVSRQNAQLDEWMKDIAPSNELRQWFGHRPERFTEFSTRYEAELQSYQPDLLRLKALAEQEGLCLLYSARNELYNQAVVLQRVIREL; translated from the coding sequence ATGTCGGGTAACATCCACATCAAACGCATTTATGAGCCATGCCAGCCCGATGACGGCTACCGCGTGTTGGTAGACCGCCTCTGGCCCCGGGGTGTTTCCAGGCAAAATGCACAATTGGACGAATGGATGAAAGACATTGCCCCTTCAAACGAATTGCGCCAATGGTTTGGCCACCGCCCCGAACGCTTTACTGAATTCAGCACCCGTTACGAAGCAGAACTGCAATCCTACCAACCGGATTTATTGCGTCTGAAAGCATTGGCTGAACAGGAAGGATTATGCCTGTTGTATAGCGCCCGTAATGAACTTTACAATCAGGCCGTCGTCCTGCAGCGGGTGATCCGGGAACTTTAG
- a CDS encoding cupin domain-containing protein, with the protein MNIQNYITKSEQTAWNPLVEKGVHYPGLFVKSLRFDPETNRSKTILLKFSEGARYPYHVHPAGEEIFVLEGSCEVAGARLEAGDHLYTPPTGKHGVCSADGCVLLLSIPEEVILLES; encoded by the coding sequence ATGAATATTCAGAATTACATCACTAAAAGTGAACAGACAGCCTGGAATCCATTAGTGGAAAAAGGAGTTCATTATCCGGGACTTTTTGTTAAATCCCTGCGGTTTGATCCGGAAACCAACCGGTCAAAAACCATCTTGTTAAAGTTCTCCGAAGGCGCACGTTATCCTTACCATGTGCATCCCGCCGGAGAGGAGATCTTCGTTCTGGAAGGAAGTTGCGAAGTGGCCGGTGCCCGGCTGGAGGCAGGTGATCATTTGTATACACCCCCTACCGGCAAACACGGTGTCTGTTCTGCGGATGGGTGTGTCTTGTTGCTTTCTATTCCGGAAGAGGTTATTTTGCTTGAGTCATGA
- a CDS encoding ABC transporter ATP-binding protein has protein sequence MKKPVIHTEDLKREFRMGDQIVKALRGVDITINEGEFVTIMGSSGSGKSTLLNILGCLDRASEGIYQLDGAAVKNLSRNQLAKIRNTKIGFIFQSYNLLPRTTALENAELPLMYNSKISTKERKKRAIEALARVGLEDRLDHTPNQLSGGQQQRVAIARSLVNHPVILLADEATGNLDTRTSYEVMQLFQDLNDKGMTIAFVTHEPDIVRFSKRTIVLKDGKVIRDEPVSNRLNAAEELAKLPNAD, from the coding sequence ATGAAAAAGCCAGTAATACATACGGAAGACCTGAAGCGTGAATTCAGGATGGGTGACCAGATCGTCAAAGCCCTGCGCGGCGTGGACATAACCATTAACGAAGGGGAATTTGTGACCATCATGGGATCAAGCGGTTCTGGCAAATCGACCCTCCTGAACATATTGGGATGTCTGGACCGGGCATCCGAGGGGATCTACCAGCTGGATGGAGCTGCGGTAAAAAACCTCTCACGCAATCAGCTGGCAAAAATCCGCAACACAAAAATCGGCTTCATTTTCCAATCCTATAATTTATTACCCAGAACGACGGCATTGGAGAATGCAGAATTACCACTGATGTATAACTCCAAAATATCAACCAAGGAAAGAAAAAAGCGCGCGATAGAAGCGCTTGCCCGGGTAGGGCTTGAAGACCGTCTTGATCACACCCCCAATCAACTTTCCGGAGGACAGCAGCAACGTGTTGCCATAGCCCGGTCACTGGTAAATCATCCGGTGATCTTACTGGCAGACGAAGCCACCGGCAACCTGGACACCCGGACCTCCTATGAGGTCATGCAGTTGTTCCAGGATCTGAATGACAAAGGGATGACCATCGCATTTGTCACCCACGAGCCGGATATTGTCCGCTTCAGTAAGCGAACGATTGTACTGAAAGACGGAAAAGTCATCCGGGATGAGCCTGTAAGCAACCGCTTAAACGCCGCCGAAGAATTAGCTAAACTGCCAAATGCCGACTGA
- a CDS encoding TolC family protein, whose product MKKNTTYYCILAILVTTINYLPAQDQSWSLKQCIDYATENNLNVQAAKLDKKTTLLNYQQSKFNKWPSASANVSNNFANGSSIDPITSDFINSSIYSNSININSSVTLYSGNRANLQIEKYEILLKQNNLNIEESKNNIKLSILEAYIQALYYKESIEIAQNTLESSQKQLQQAQTQFDNGALARKDLADLEAQEASNKHNIVIASSTYQQQLLRLKQLLELDPSATFDIETPALDAHLTYLIPDKYAIYTQAVNHLPDVRKFDIYKAGTVKDLEIAKAAYYPTVSLSYGLGTGYTSTREYSFAKQLNLNLNSFVGLSVSVPIFSKFSNKTNESLIKVELEQTDLEKQQASKTLYQSIETAWLNAVTNQSEQNSSEALRNAAKLSYDLATKKFEFGGSTTTDLLVTETNYINAEQEYLQVKYTGLLYEQLLNYYQGKELGFE is encoded by the coding sequence TTGAAAAAGAACACCACATATTATTGCATCCTGGCGATCCTGGTGACCACCATCAATTACCTGCCGGCCCAGGACCAATCCTGGTCACTGAAACAGTGTATTGATTATGCTACCGAAAATAACCTGAATGTTCAGGCGGCCAAACTGGACAAAAAAACGACCCTGTTGAATTATCAACAATCCAAATTCAACAAGTGGCCGAGTGCTTCGGCAAATGTTTCCAACAATTTTGCCAACGGTTCGAGCATAGACCCCATCACCAGTGACTTCATCAATTCAAGCATCTACTCTAACAGCATCAACATCAATTCATCCGTAACACTTTACAGCGGAAACCGGGCAAACCTGCAAATCGAGAAGTACGAGATCCTGCTCAAACAAAATAATCTGAACATTGAAGAATCCAAAAACAACATTAAACTGAGTATCCTTGAAGCCTACATTCAGGCTCTGTATTACAAGGAGAGTATTGAAATTGCCCAAAACACGCTGGAGTCTTCCCAGAAACAACTGCAACAGGCGCAGACCCAATTCGATAATGGCGCACTTGCCCGCAAAGACCTCGCTGATCTGGAAGCCCAGGAAGCATCCAACAAGCACAATATCGTTATCGCATCCAGTACGTATCAGCAACAATTGCTGAGGCTTAAACAGCTCCTGGAGCTGGATCCGTCCGCCACTTTTGACATAGAGACACCTGCACTGGATGCGCACCTGACTTACCTGATCCCGGATAAATATGCTATTTACACCCAAGCCGTCAATCACCTGCCGGATGTGCGCAAATTTGATATCTATAAAGCCGGTACGGTAAAGGATCTGGAAATAGCCAAGGCGGCTTATTATCCTACGGTATCCCTTTCTTACGGTTTGGGTACGGGTTATACGTCGACACGTGAATACAGCTTCGCAAAACAATTAAACCTGAATTTGAACAGCTTTGTGGGTTTATCCGTCAGTGTTCCCATTTTCAGCAAATTCTCCAATAAGACCAATGAAAGTCTGATCAAAGTGGAACTGGAACAAACCGATCTGGAAAAACAACAGGCCAGTAAAACATTGTACCAATCCATCGAAACCGCGTGGCTGAATGCCGTGACCAATCAGAGCGAACAAAATTCGTCCGAGGCATTGCGGAATGCAGCCAAACTGTCCTATGATCTGGCCACCAAGAAATTTGAATTCGGTGGGTCCACGACGACGGATTTGCTGGTGACGGAAACCAACTACATCAATGCGGAGCAAGAATACCTCCAGGTGAAATACACCGGATTGCTTTATGAACAACTGTTAAACTATTATCAGGGAAAAGAACTCGGATTCGAATAA